The Apodemus sylvaticus chromosome 5, mApoSyl1.1, whole genome shotgun sequence genome has a segment encoding these proteins:
- the Cd93 gene encoding complement component C1q receptor translates to MATSTGLLLLLGLLGQPWAGAAADSQAVVCKGTACYTAHWGKLSAAEAQQRCSENGGNLATVKSEEEAQHAQQALAQLLKTKAPMEAKMGKFWIGLQREKGKCTYHDLPMKGFSWVGGGEDTAYSNWYKASKSSCISQRCVSLILDLSLTPHPSHLPKWYESPCGTPGAPGNSIEGFLCKFNFKGMCSPLALGGPGQVTYTTPFQATTSSLEAVPFASVANVACGVEAKNKTHYFLCNEKSPGLFHWGSSGPLCGSPKFGCSFNNGGCQQDCFEGGDGSFRCGCRPGFRLLDDLVTCASRNPCSSNPCTGGGTCHSVPPSENYTCHCPRGYQLDSSQVHCVDIDECQDSPCAQECINTPGGFHCECWVGYQSNGSKEEACEDVDECAADYSPCAQGCTNTDGSFYCSCKEGYIVSGEDSTQCEDRDECSDATGSPCDSLCFNTDGSFRCGCPPGWELAPNGVSCTRGTVITELPDRHPQKEDKDDRKESTVPPTEMPSSPSGSKDDVSNRAQTTGLSVQSDILTASVPLEIAVPSEVSDVWLELGTYFPTTSGHSKPTHEDSVAAHSDSDTDGQKLLLFYILGTVVAISLLLALALGLLIYRKRRAKKEEIKEKKPQNAADSYSWVPERAESRAQENQYSPTPGTDC, encoded by the exons ATGGCCACCTCAACTGGTTTGCTCCTGCTGCTGGGGCTGCTCGGCCAGCCCTGGGCAGGGGCAGCTGCTGATTCACAGGCTGTGGTGTGCAAGGGGACTGCCTGCTATACAGCGCACTGGGGCAAGCTGAGTGCCGCCGAAGCCCAGCAGCGCTGCAGTGAGAACGGAGGCAACCTTGCCACCGTGAAGAGCGAGGAGGAGGCCCAGCATGCCCAGCAAGCTCTGGCTCAGCTTCTGAAGACCAAGGCACCCATGGAAGCAAAGATGGGCAAATTCTGGATCGGGCTCCAGCGAGAGAAGGGCAAGTGTACGTACCATGATTTGCCAATGAAGGGCTTcagctgggtgggtgggggagaggacACGGCTTATTCAAACTGGTACAAAGCGAGCAAGAGCTCCTGTATCTCTCAACGCTGTGTGTCCCTGATCCTGGACCTGTCCTTGACACCCCACCCCAGCCATCTGCCCAAGTGGTATGAGAGTCCCTGTGGGACTCCCGGTGCTCCAGGTAACAGCATTGAAGGTTTCCTGTGCAAGTTCAACTTCAAAGGCATGTGCAGCCCACTGGCGCTGGGTGGTCCAGGGCAGGTGACCTATACCACCCCGTTCCAGGCCACCACCTCCTCTCTGGAGGCTGTGCCTTTTGCCTCTGTAGCCAATGTAGCTTGTGGGGTTGAAGCTAAGAATAAGACCCATTATTTTTTATGCAATGAAAAGAGTCCAGGACTATTTCATTGGGGCAGCTCAGGCCCTCTCTGTGGCAGCCCCAAGTTTGGTTGCAGTTTCAACAATGGAGGCTGCCAGCAGGATTGCTTCGAAGGTGGCGATGGCTCCTTCCGCTGTGGCTGCCGACCTGGATTCCGGCTGCTGGATGACCTAGTCACTTGTGCCTCCAGGAATCCCTGCAGCTCAAACCCCTGCACAGGAGGGGGCACGTGTCATTCTGTACCACCCAGTGAAAACTACACATGCCATTGTCCCAGAGGCTACCAGCTGGACTCTAGCCAAGTGCACTGTGTGGATATCGATGAGTGCCAGGACTCCCCCTGTGCCCAGGAATGTATCAACACTCCAGGCGGCTTCCACTGTGAATGCTGGGTGGGCTACCAATCCAATGGCTCCAAAGAGGAGGCCTGCGAAGATGTGGATGAATGTGCCGCTGACTATTCACCCTGTGCCCAGGGCTGCACCAACACTGACGGCTCTTTCTACTGCTCCTGTAAAGAGGGCTATATCGTGTCTGGGGAAGACAGTACCCAGTGTGAGGATAGAGATGAGTGTTCAGATGCAACGGGCAGTCCATGTGATAGTCTGTGCTTCAATACAGATGGTTCCTTCAGGTGTGGCTGCCCGCCAGGCTGGGAACTGGCTCCCAATGGGGTCTCCTGTACGAGGGGCACTGTGATTACAGAACTACCAGACAGGCATCCCCAAAAGGAAGACAAAGACGACAGAAAGGAGAGTACTGTGCCTCCTACTGAAATGCCCAGTTCTCCCAGTGGCTCCAAGGATGATGTCTCCAACAGAGCACAGACGACAGGTCTCTCCGTCCAATCAGATATTCTCACTGCCTCTGTCCCACTCGAAATAGCCGTCCCTAGTGAAGTATCTGATGTCTGGCTGGAGTTGGGCACGTACTTCCCCACGACCTCTGGCCACAGCAAGCCGACACATGAAGATTCTGTGGCCGCACACAGTGACAGTGACACCGATGGGCAGAAGCTGCTTCTGTTTTACATCCTGGGGACAGTTGTGGCCATCTCACTCTTGCTGGCGCTGGCCCTAGGGCTCCTCATTTATCGCAAACGGAGAGCCAAGAAGGAGGAGATAAAAGAGAAGAAGCCCCAGAATGCAGCTGACAGCTATTCCTGGGTTCCAGAGCgagcagagagcagagcccaGGAGAATCAGTACAG CCCAACACCTGGGACAGACTGCTGA